A stretch of the Acidilobus sp. 7A genome encodes the following:
- a CDS encoding replication factor C small subunit has protein sequence MSSVIEELLWTEKYRPRSLKDIVNQKDIVERLQKFVAEKNMPHLLFAGPPGTGKTTAAHALAHDLYGEGYTQFMLELNASDERGIDTIREKVKEFARSRTPPDIPFKIVLLDEADNMTADAQQALRRLMELYSANTRFILAANYPSKIIDPIQSRCAFFRFTPLNKEDVVSRLKYIADNEKVKYVEDALEAIYDISEGDMRKAINILQTAASLGKVDVDSVYKVVGMARPKDIKEMVETALKGNFTGARELLRKVMIEYGLSGEDVVRQIHRELFSNDINIPEELRVMIADYLGEVHYRIVEGSDDDIQLSAFLAWLAMMSKRLGASTA, from the coding sequence GTGAGCTCAGTAATTGAGGAGCTCCTCTGGACTGAGAAGTACAGGCCCAGGAGCCTCAAGGACATTGTCAATCAGAAAGACATAGTGGAGCGCCTTCAGAAGTTTGTGGCAGAGAAGAACATGCCTCACTTGCTCTTCGCTGGCCCTCCAGGGACTGGAAAGACCACTGCCGCCCACGCATTAGCCCATGACCTCTACGGCGAGGGCTACACGCAGTTCATGCTGGAGCTCAACGCCAGCGACGAGAGGGGCATAGACACGATAAGGGAGAAGGTGAAGGAGTTCGCCAGGAGCAGGACGCCCCCAGACATACCGTTCAAGATAGTGCTGCTGGATGAGGCCGACAACATGACTGCCGACGCCCAGCAGGCCCTGAGGAGGCTCATGGAGCTCTACAGCGCCAACACGAGGTTCATACTTGCAGCCAACTACCCCTCAAAGATAATAGACCCTATACAGAGCAGGTGCGCCTTCTTCAGGTTCACCCCGCTAAACAAGGAGGATGTGGTCAGCAGGCTTAAGTACATAGCTGACAACGAGAAGGTTAAATATGTTGAGGACGCCCTTGAGGCCATCTATGACATCTCTGAGGGCGACATGAGGAAGGCCATAAACATACTGCAGACCGCGGCGTCCCTCGGCAAGGTGGACGTCGACTCAGTCTACAAGGTCGTCGGCATGGCGAGGCCCAAGGATATAAAGGAGATGGTGGAGACCGCCCTTAAGGGTAACTTCACTGGGGCGAGGGAGCTCCTCAGGAAGGTCATGATAGAGTACGGCCTCAGCGGCGAGGACGTGGTGAGGCAGATACACCGCGAGCTCTTTAGCAACGACATAAACATACCTGAGGAGCTGAGGGTCATGATAGCCGACTACCTCGGCGAGGTCCACTACAGGATAGTTGAGGGCAGCGATGATGATATCCAGCTCAGCGCCTTCCTGGCGTGGCTGGCGATGATGAGCAAGCGCCTGGGGGCGTCCACGGCTTGA